The genomic segment CTATCGCCGGCGCCATCGACCCGAGCAGGCCGATCGTGATTGCAACAACCGCACCGGCCAGCCAGGCGCAGCGATCCCGCGCATTATTGGCCTGTCCCGCCAGCAAACCTGCGCCCAGAAAGGGCAGTAATGCAGCCGCGAGCAAGCTCATGGGCAGCAGGGCGGCTTGCGAGGCGAGGGGGACATGGTGAGTTCGCAGGGTGGTTGTGCCGGCGCCCGCCATCCGGCGGCGCACCATCGTAACGTGATCGCCGTCGCCGACAAAAGTGCGCCTCGAAAAGTGCTTTCCGGAAACGCCGGCCAGTTCAGCGTTACCCAGGATGCGTAGGAGCCCGGCATAGCCGGGCGACCATCGCGCAGCAAAGCCGCGTTCCTACGACACCAGGAGGCGCCGGCCGTCAGGCCCGCCGTGCCCAGGCTTCACTCAGCGCCAGCGTCGCGACTGCACTGGCAATCAGCGCCAGCCCCCCGCTGTTGGTCAGGGATAGGGGCTCGCCCAACCACCATGAGGCGCTGAGCATACCGACCACGGGCACCGCCAGGGAGCCGATGGAGGTGGTCACCGCCGGCAAGGCGCGGGTGATGGTGATCATGGCCCAGAAACAAAAACCGGTCGCCAATGGCCCGTTGTAGGCCAGGATGGCAATCGACTCGGCAGTCCAGCGGATGCTGGCATCGGCCTCAAAGTAAAAAGCCAGAGGCGCCAGCACGGCCACTGCCACGGCGTGTTGCCACGGAGCCAGTGACAGCGGCGTGCCGACCCAGCGGTGGCCGCGCACCTGGACAATCTGCACCGCCCACAACGCCGCGCCGCTCAGCAACAGGCCGTTACCCAGCAACACGCGGCCATCACCCCAGTCGAAACCGGCCGGATTGAAAAGTACTGCCACGCCGGTCAGGCCAAGCGCAAACCCGGCTAACTTGCCGATGCTGACGCGCTCCTTGAGCAGCCATAGCGACAGCGGCAATACCCACAGGGGCGTGGTGTAGGCCAGAATCGCCGCCCGCCCGGAGCCAACGAACAACAGGCCAAAAAAGCCGAGTGCCATGAAGGCACTCATCTGGAAGACGCCCACGGTCACCACCAGTGGCCAGTCCTGGCGCGCCGGCAGGCGCAGCTGACCGGCCAGCGCGGCCGCCGCGAACATGGTAATTCCGCCCAACAGCATGCGCAGCAAGGCAAAGTGTAGCGGCGGAATGTAGGCGAGGCCGACTTTCATAACCGGCCAGTTGACGCCCCACAACACGATCACCAGCACGAACAGGCCGGCGGCGGTGCGCGAGGACACCGCCGCATTGGAATCTGCCGTCACCGGATCATGGCCGCAGCGCGGGGGCCATCAGCCGCCGGCCGCCATGAAGCGGTCCAGCGGCTGACCGTGATCCGCGAACCACTGCGGCAGCATGGTCAGGCGTTTGAAGTAATGGGCCACGTCGAGCTCGTCGGTCACCCCGATGCCACCGTGCAGCTGCACCGCCGTCTGACCGACCAGACGTCCCGCGTCGGCACAGAACTGGCGCGCCGCCGCCACCAGGCGCTGACGTTCGGGCACCGCCGCCTCGGCGTTCAGCGCCGCGGCCAGAGTCAGCGAACGCGCCTGTTCGGCGGCCATGTACATGTCGACCAAGGCGTGCTGCAGCACCTGGAACTCGCCAAGCTTGCGCCCGAACTGCTCGCGCGTGCGCAGGTACTCGGCGGTGCGATCGATCAGCGCCTGCATGCAGCCGAGCGCCTCGGCACAGCCGGCAATACCGGCCAGGTCGAGCAAGCTATCGAGCAGCCCGTAGCCGCCCACGGGGTCACCCAGAAGCGCCTCGTCGGGCAGTTCGACCTGCTCCAGCGTGACTTCCGCCGCGCGCAGACCATCCACCGTGGCATAGCCGCGGCGACTGACCCCCGGCGCCCCCGCCGGCACCAGAAACAGGCCAATGCCACCGGTGGCGTCAACCGCGCCATGGCTGCGTGCGCTGACCACCAGGGTGTCGGCGCTGGCACCATGCAGCACAACCGTCTTGTGACCGGTCAACTGCCAACCACCGCCGACGCGCTTGGCGATGGTGGCAACGTGCGGTGCAGCCTGGCGCCCGCCGACCTCAAGACTTGCCAGCGCAAGCTTGTGGTCACCCGCGATTACCTTGGGCAGGATCGCCTGCTGCTGGGCGGCCGTGCCCGCGTGCTGCACGGCTAGCCCGCCCAGCACCGTGGCCAGATAGGGTTCAACCACCAGGCCGTGCCCAAAGACCTCGAACAGCAACGCCATATCTGGCGCCGTGCCACCGAAACCACCAATCTCCTCGCTGAACGGCAGACCGAGCCAGCCCAGTTCGGCAAAGGTCTGCCAATGGGCTTCGCTGTAGCCAGGCGTGACGGTGATCAGGGACCGCCGTTGCTCGAAACCGTAATCGCGCGCGATGAAGCGCTCGGCCTGTTCCTTCAAAAGCTGCTGAAACTCGGACAATGCAAAGTCCATGACTGATGCTTCCGTTTGATGCGCCTGAAAATTCCGTCCCTGGAATTTTCAGGCTCGCTTGCGGCGCGGTACACGCCCGTGCCGCGCTCCGCCGATCAAGGACTCGCGTCCTTGATCGCGCAGGGGCATGCTGCCCCTGACCCGCACCGACTGAATCGGCGCTGCCGTCACAGGCCGAACACCGCCTTGGCCAGGATGTTTTTCTGGATTTCGTTCGTTCCGCCGTAGATCGACGTCTTGCGCGTATCGAAGTAGCTCGCCGCCAGCGGCGCGGCATAGTCGGGGCCAATCGGCGCGTCATCCCAGCCGTGCTTGAGCACCCCGGCGTCGTAAGGCAAGGCATAGGGCCCGACCGCCTCCATCAGCAGCTCGGTAATGGCCTGCTGGATCTGTGTGCCGCGAATCTTGAGCACGGACGCCTGTGGCCCCGGAGCGTGGCCGGCGCTGTCCTCCCACAAGGCCCGCAGGTCAGTGTATTCAAGCGCCAGCAGATCGATCTCAAGCCGCGCCACCTGGTCACAGAAACGCCGGTCGTCTTGCAAGCCCCGGTCTGCGGCGATGCGTTTCAGGCGCCGCATCTGCTGCTTGGAGCGCGCCACGCCGGCGATGTTGCTGCGCTCGTGACCAAGCAGGAACTTGGCGATGGTCCAGCCCTTGCCCTCGCCGCCGACCAGGCAGTCGACCGGCACCAACACATCCTCCAGAAACACCTGGTTGACCACGTGCAAGCCGTCGACGGTAACGATCGGCCGCACGCTCACGCCCGGACTGGTCATATCGATCAGCAGGAATGAGATGCCCTCCTGCTTCTTGCCGCCACTGCCGGTGCGTACCAGCGCGAACATCCAGTCCGCATAGTGTGCATAGGTGGTCCACATCTTGGAGCCGCTGACCCGATAACCGCCATCGACTGGCTCGGCCCGCGTGCGCAGCGAGGCCAGGTCAGAGCCCGCGCCAGGCTCCGAGTAACCCTGGCACCACCAGTCCTCGGAGGCCAGGATGCGCGGCAGGAAACGCTGCTGCTGAGCCGGGCTGCCGAAGGTCATCAACACCGGTGCCAGCATCTTCAGGCCAAACGGCATGACGCGTGGCGTGTCGGCGGCCGCCAGCTCGTCTTCGAAGATATAACGCCGCGTGGCCGACCAGGCACCGCCGCCGTGCTCCACCGGCCAGGAAGGTGCGGC from the Immundisolibacter sp. genome contains:
- a CDS encoding DMT family transporter, producing MTADSNAAVSSRTAAGLFVLVIVLWGVNWPVMKVGLAYIPPLHFALLRMLLGGITMFAAAALAGQLRLPARQDWPLVVTVGVFQMSAFMALGFFGLLFVGSGRAAILAYTTPLWVLPLSLWLLKERVSIGKLAGFALGLTGVAVLFNPAGFDWGDGRVLLGNGLLLSGAALWAVQIVQVRGHRWVGTPLSLAPWQHAVAVAVLAPLAFYFEADASIRWTAESIAILAYNGPLATGFCFWAMITITRALPAVTTSIGSLAVPVVGMLSASWWLGEPLSLTNSGGLALIASAVATLALSEAWARRA
- a CDS encoding acyl-CoA dehydrogenase family protein; amino-acid sequence: MDFALSEFQQLLKEQAERFIARDYGFEQRRSLITVTPGYSEAHWQTFAELGWLGLPFSEEIGGFGGTAPDMALLFEVFGHGLVVEPYLATVLGGLAVQHAGTAAQQQAILPKVIAGDHKLALASLEVGGRQAAPHVATIAKRVGGGWQLTGHKTVVLHGASADTLVVSARSHGAVDATGGIGLFLVPAGAPGVSRRGYATVDGLRAAEVTLEQVELPDEALLGDPVGGYGLLDSLLDLAGIAGCAEALGCMQALIDRTAEYLRTREQFGRKLGEFQVLQHALVDMYMAAEQARSLTLAAALNAEAAVPERQRLVAAARQFCADAGRLVGQTAVQLHGGIGVTDELDVAHYFKRLTMLPQWFADHGQPLDRFMAAGG
- a CDS encoding acyl-CoA dehydrogenase family protein; protein product: MDLDFSPEDEAFRLEVRQFLATEYPAEIRRKVELGLALGKDDYVTFQRLLYRKGWAAPSWPVEHGGGAWSATRRYIFEDELAAADTPRVMPFGLKMLAPVLMTFGSPAQQQRFLPRILASEDWWCQGYSEPGAGSDLASLRTRAEPVDGGYRVSGSKMWTTYAHYADWMFALVRTGSGGKKQEGISFLLIDMTSPGVSVRPIVTVDGLHVVNQVFLEDVLVPVDCLVGGEGKGWTIAKFLLGHERSNIAGVARSKQQMRRLKRIAADRGLQDDRRFCDQVARLEIDLLALEYTDLRALWEDSAGHAPGPQASVLKIRGTQIQQAITELLMEAVGPYALPYDAGVLKHGWDDAPIGPDYAAPLAASYFDTRKTSIYGGTNEIQKNILAKAVFGL